Part of the Ziziphus jujuba cultivar Dongzao chromosome 8, ASM3175591v1 genome is shown below.
AATTTTGGATGGAATTTGATGACTTTCAGGAATGATATAACATTTATGGATCCATTGAACACATTCACTGGCATTGAGAAATACAGATTGATATTTTGGGCATTGAGATTTCATGGTAGAATTCTTTTCCGTGAGATTTCCCTTGAGGTATTTAGGATTTGGCAGCCTTCAGAGAATGTGATATTGATTAGGTGGAACTTAAGGGGTGTCCCTCGTGTTCCATGGGAAGCAAAGGGCCAATTTCAGGGCACTTCTCGATATAAATTGGATCGAAATGGCAAAATTTATGAACATAAAGTTGACAACTTAGCATTCAATTTTCCACAGCAGCTCAAACCAGCAGCTTCAGTGTTGGATTTGGTGGCTGCTTGCCCTGCTAGTCCTAATCCAACGTTTTTGTGGGGCACCGAGGATGCGTACTCATCTTCGTGGGTGGAGTTTTATCGAGCAGTTAGAGAGACTTTGGATCAAGAAGGTTACTTGCTTGCACAAGACGGTTTGGTTACTTGTTCATAGTTAGTAAGTAGGTTTATACATTAATGTATACAATGAAATTCTTAGCACACATGGTATTAGTGCATACAATCTGTATAATGTATTGGTAGAtagaaaataactatttttgtTGAAGGGCAAGGGTTGTGTATAAAAGAGGCAGGGGATGCTGGAGAGTTCAATTTACTTTTTTGTGGAGCTGTAGACTAAGAAGCTTAGCATCTTTTATGAGCTTATACAGTTCGGATATGAATAACTACCAAATCTTATTGCTTAGTAAAAGCCTTGTTTTTCAATAGTTCTCttgcttttataattttgttttacatATAGTTTGCATCCTCCTTTTAGGTTGTTGTTGAATGTTGATTGTATTGATCGAGTTcctgaaatttattttgtacaCTTTTTTTGATCCCACTCCATCCCTTCACCTGTGGTTTCTAGTTATTTAAGTCATTACCTTGAAAATTTGTCATGTTGTCCTGCCATAATATTAAGTCTCATTATTTCCCATGCCCCATGCTTGTAATTGTACAT
Proteins encoded:
- the LOC107412757 gene encoding uncharacterized protein LOC107412757, which produces MAFLLPNLSPSILLQSKTKERPIYQSLAQTKPNNPISPLSLSSSLTSLQTPNKDAQAESLKDGQDNKQQKDDFYVNLGLAVRTLREDLPLIFAKELNYDIYRNDITFMDPLNTFTGIEKYRLIFWALRFHGRILFREISLEVFRIWQPSENVILIRWNLRGVPRVPWEAKGQFQGTSRYKLDRNGKIYEHKVDNLAFNFPQQLKPAASVLDLVAACPASPNPTFLWGTEDAYSSSWVEFYRAVRETLDQEGYLLAQDGLVTCS